TGATTTCCTGACTCATTGTTTGAAGAACAAAACATCTGGTCGCCAAAACATCTTCTAACTCATCTTGACTTTCAAAATGCTCGTTGCGTGCATCTCATTTTTGTCAATTTGGCGTGCCGGCATCTTTCTCACGTGTTGGCAGATCAGGGAGAAAGGTGCTCCCACTCCCATATTTTTGCAAAAATGAGATGCACCCAGGACAAAACAAAAAAAGAAGAATTAGAAACTAAGAAAACTCTCAATTTTTAATTCTTCTTGGTTGCCGGCATAACACTAACTGGGTGCTAAACTCCAATCAGGTCTAAGGTTTTTCGCAAGTCTTAAATAAGGATGGTGAATCTCGACTTGGGAGGCTGAGATATTGACATGGATGAGAAAGCGGATGCAAAGTTCTAAGCCCCCCACCACGTGCATTTGCTGTACATCCAACAGAGGCACACAGTCCCATCCGGGGCGAGCACGGGCAATCGCTGCTGGAAAAATTACATCCAAATCACGGGTGGCTGAAAACGTGGCACTAATGATCTGTTCCGGATCTAACTGATTTCGCGCTTCCAGTTCATCTAACAGTTCTGTCACCGCTTCTCGAATCGCTTCAACCGTATTTTCCGAAACAGTTGTTGCCCCACGAATCGCTCGAACTCTCCACTCCACGCCAAACTTCTCCTATGTATATTTGTATTGATCAGCACCCCCACCGGCAATGAGAATTGAAAAGTGAAAATTCAGAATTGAGAGTCGCAAATTGGGGATTGCCGGCTAAAAAATTTGTTTCTTTTTTTCTACACATTCAATTCCCAATCGCAGAAAATCTTCAATCTAAGCGAAATCTTTAAACATTCAAAAATCGCTCAGACTTAATTCTTCACTTTTCACATTTTTCCCTTCTCACTGACCGCTCAATCCTAAATTAAGGTCGATACATCCACAAGGGCAAACCACTGGCAGACATCTCAAAATCCA
This genomic window from Microcoleus sp. FACHB-672 contains:
- the aroH gene encoding chorismate mutase, translating into MEWRVRAIRGATTVSENTVEAIREAVTELLDELEARNQLDPEQIISATFSATRDLDVIFPAAIARARPGWDCVPLLDVQQMHVVGGLELCIRFLIHVNISASQVEIHHPYLRLAKNLRPDWSLAPS